One genomic segment of Candidatus Syntrophosphaera sp. includes these proteins:
- a CDS encoding pseudouridine-5'-phosphate glycosidase produces the protein MEKLQNKVVLSANVASALEKGLPVVALESTVLTHGLPYPQNLSVSRVLEEILVNEGVTPATIIVLEGIAHIGLEANQVEDLAPRFKAPGSFRKLGMRDLALAFTQGHSGGTTVSATMKLAHLAGIEVFATGGIGGVHTSWREDLDISSDLTALAEIPVAVVSAGCKAFLDIRSTLEYLETLAVPVLGWQTDRFPKFYVPSSEHAIDRIDTAEEFALFWKTHLTMGGKGLLVANPIPAKNALSPDQIEAELRSGVISAKTQGITGKDFTPFVLDYLAKHTKGGSVEANLALLKNNVSLAASLAKALVSKEG, from the coding sequence ATGGAAAAGCTGCAGAACAAGGTCGTATTGTCAGCAAATGTGGCATCCGCCCTGGAAAAAGGGCTGCCAGTAGTGGCGCTGGAATCCACGGTGCTCACGCATGGCTTGCCCTATCCGCAAAATCTATCCGTTTCCCGGGTCCTGGAGGAAATCCTCGTAAATGAGGGCGTCACTCCCGCCACGATAATTGTCTTGGAGGGGATCGCCCACATCGGCTTGGAAGCTAATCAGGTGGAGGATCTGGCGCCCAGATTCAAGGCCCCCGGCAGCTTCAGGAAGCTGGGCATGAGAGACCTGGCGCTGGCCTTCACGCAAGGCCACAGCGGCGGAACAACCGTATCGGCAACCATGAAGCTGGCCCATCTGGCCGGGATCGAGGTCTTTGCCACAGGCGGCATCGGCGGTGTGCATACCAGTTGGCGCGAAGACCTGGATATCTCCAGCGACCTCACCGCCCTGGCGGAAATTCCTGTGGCAGTGGTATCCGCGGGCTGCAAAGCTTTTTTGGACATTCGTTCGACCCTGGAATACCTGGAAACGCTTGCCGTTCCAGTGCTGGGCTGGCAAACAGACCGCTTCCCCAAGTTCTATGTTCCTTCCAGCGAACATGCCATAGACCGGATCGACACCGCGGAGGAATTTGCCCTGTTTTGGAAAACACATCTTACAATGGGTGGAAAAGGCCTCTTGGTTGCCAATCCCATCCCGGCAAAAAATGCCCTCTCGCCGGATCAGATCGAGGCGGAGCTTCGCTCCGGGGTCATTAGCGCCAAAACCCAGGGCATCACTGGAAAGGATTTCACTCCTTTTGTGCTTGACTATCTTGCCAAACACACAAAAGGTGGTTCCGTGGAAGCCAATCTGGCGCTGCTGAAGAACAATGTGTCGCTGGCGGCAAGCCTGGCCAAAGCACTTGTTAGCAAGGAAGGATAG